In Gordonia iterans, the following proteins share a genomic window:
- a CDS encoding methionine/alanine import family NSS transporter small subunit: protein MSAAAVVVMIIAMVLLWGGLGAVIMFLRARPETGLVEPSDLLAQDEAREQQPHPTRDT from the coding sequence ATGAGCGCTGCTGCCGTCGTCGTGATGATCATCGCTATGGTGCTGCTGTGGGGCGGTCTGGGGGCCGTGATCATGTTCTTGCGGGCCCGGCCGGAGACCGGGCTGGTGGAACCCAGTGACCTCCTGGCCCAGGACGAGGCCCGCGAACAGCAGCCGCACCCGACGCGCGACACCTGA
- the mtrB gene encoding MtrAB system histidine kinase MtrB, with the protein MINRRRVNRSLASVQRAAAGVGHAFAAVWSRSLQLRVVVSTLLLSFVVLLIVGFLLISQITGRLLEDKQALALGQLERSRALVERVLTSSNSNTSTATRLTRARALLIDQDTDAAQTTSSAGAYDTVLLVPATRTGEPLASAGPVAEVSEQLREMVGRGQVAYQYSTVQRGGERVPALVVGTPVEAGIPDLELYMIFPMGSEQNTVSLVRSTLMVGGLVLLGLLAAIAWLVARQVVGPLRSASRIAVRFADGRLSERMPVRGEDEFAMLAVSFNDMAESLSKQITHLEEFGGLQRQFTSDVSHELRTPLTTVRMAADMLYEGRDEFDPLQRRSVELLDKELDRFETLLTELLEISRHDAGQAELAAERMDMAIPIEAALATVEPLAAEAGIELIVDLPVEPVLAEIDPRRVERILRNLLANAIDHGEGEPVTLTMRSDGDAVAVTVRDRGIGLKPGEEKLVFNRFWRSDPSRVRRSGGTGLGLAISIEDARLHQGRLEAAGEPGVGSCFRLTLPLVRGHKLLGSPLPLNPNGGSSR; encoded by the coding sequence GTGATCAATCGACGGAGAGTCAACCGCTCCCTCGCGTCCGTTCAGCGCGCCGCCGCCGGCGTCGGCCACGCGTTCGCCGCAGTCTGGAGCCGTTCCCTGCAACTGCGCGTCGTCGTCTCGACGCTGCTGCTCTCGTTCGTCGTGCTGCTGATCGTCGGGTTCCTGTTGATCAGCCAGATCACCGGACGGCTGCTGGAGGACAAGCAGGCGCTGGCACTGGGACAGCTGGAGCGCTCGCGCGCGCTGGTCGAACGGGTCCTGACGTCGTCGAACTCCAACACGTCGACGGCCACCCGACTCACCCGGGCCCGGGCGCTGCTCATCGATCAGGACACCGACGCCGCACAGACGACGTCGAGTGCCGGCGCCTACGACACCGTGCTGCTGGTACCCGCAACCCGCACCGGCGAGCCGCTCGCTTCGGCGGGCCCGGTCGCCGAGGTGTCCGAGCAGTTGCGCGAGATGGTCGGCCGCGGTCAGGTGGCCTACCAGTATTCGACGGTCCAGCGCGGGGGCGAGCGCGTGCCTGCGCTGGTGGTCGGGACCCCGGTCGAGGCGGGGATCCCCGACCTGGAGCTGTACATGATCTTCCCGATGGGGAGCGAGCAGAACACCGTGTCGCTGGTGCGGTCGACGCTGATGGTGGGCGGCCTGGTGCTGCTCGGTCTGCTCGCGGCGATCGCCTGGCTGGTCGCCCGGCAGGTGGTCGGTCCGCTGCGCTCGGCCTCGCGGATCGCGGTGCGCTTCGCCGACGGCCGCCTCAGCGAGCGGATGCCGGTGCGCGGCGAGGACGAGTTCGCCATGCTCGCGGTCTCCTTCAACGACATGGCCGAGAGTCTCTCCAAGCAGATCACGCACCTGGAAGAGTTCGGCGGCCTGCAGCGGCAGTTCACCTCCGATGTCTCGCACGAACTGCGCACGCCGCTCACGACCGTGCGGATGGCCGCGGACATGCTCTACGAGGGCCGAGACGAGTTCGACCCGCTCCAGCGCCGCAGCGTCGAGCTCCTGGACAAGGAGCTCGATCGCTTCGAGACACTGCTCACCGAACTGCTGGAGATCTCCCGGCACGATGCCGGGCAGGCCGAGCTCGCCGCCGAACGCATGGACATGGCGATCCCGATCGAGGCCGCGCTGGCCACGGTGGAGCCGCTGGCGGCCGAGGCCGGGATCGAGCTGATCGTCGACCTGCCGGTGGAACCGGTGCTCGCCGAGATCGATCCGCGCCGGGTCGAGCGCATTCTGCGGAATCTGCTGGCCAACGCGATCGATCACGGGGAAGGCGAGCCGGTGACCCTGACGATGCGCTCGGACGGCGACGCTGTGGCGGTGACCGTGCGCGACCGGGGCATCGGTCTCAAGCCGGGTGAGGAGAAGCTGGTTTTCAACCGCTTCTGGCGCTCGGATCCGTCTCGGGTACGACGATCCGGCGGCACCGGTCTGGGTCTGGCGATCAGCATCGAGGACGCGCGTCTGCACCAGGGCAGGCTGGAGGCCGCGGGCGAGCCGGGCGTCGGCTCGTGCTTCCGCCTCACCCTGCCGCTGGTGCGCGGCCACAAGCTGCTCGGCAGTCCGCTGCCGCTGAACCCGAACGGGGGATCGTCCCGATGA
- a CDS encoding ComF family protein, with protein MVGGLREVLAAALELALPLECGGCGRPGDGWCARCAAAVHDDPVVLSPRVALPVPAWGMGRYRGPLRGAVVGVKEHRRTDLVPVLGGVLARGLVTLARWEAYPPARRLVLVPAPTRAWAARRRGGDPVTAIARAAAAALGPRVTVVPALRTAGWTRDSAGLTAGARLANLSGAVSVPGDVPPWVLRAPAGAVTTLLIDDVLTTGATAATAVRALRSRGVGVAGVAVLATA; from the coding sequence ATGGTCGGGGGACTGCGGGAGGTGCTGGCGGCGGCTCTGGAGCTGGCGCTGCCGCTCGAGTGCGGCGGCTGCGGTAGGCCGGGCGACGGTTGGTGCGCGAGGTGTGCGGCGGCGGTGCACGACGACCCCGTCGTCCTCTCGCCGCGGGTCGCCCTGCCGGTGCCGGCGTGGGGGATGGGCCGCTATCGCGGCCCGCTGCGCGGCGCCGTGGTGGGCGTGAAGGAGCATCGGCGCACAGATCTGGTCCCGGTGCTGGGCGGCGTGCTGGCGCGCGGTCTGGTGACGCTGGCCCGGTGGGAGGCGTATCCGCCGGCGCGGCGGCTGGTGCTGGTGCCCGCACCGACCCGGGCGTGGGCGGCCCGTCGGCGGGGCGGAGATCCGGTCACCGCGATCGCCCGGGCGGCCGCAGCCGCCCTGGGGCCGCGGGTCACGGTGGTCCCGGCGCTGCGGACCGCGGGGTGGACGCGGGACTCCGCGGGGCTGACGGCCGGGGCGCGGCTGGCGAATCTGAGCGGTGCGGTGAGCGTGCCGGGCGACGTGCCTCCCTGGGTGTTGCGCGCACCGGCGGGCGCTGTGACGACGCTGTTGATCGACGACGTCCTGACCACCGGTGCGACGGCGGCGACGGCGGTGCGGGCCCTGCGGTCCCGGGGCGTCGGCGTGGCCGGCGTCGCGGTGCTTGCGACCGCGTAG
- a CDS encoding amino acid permease has translation MGNPFLRVKSVEQSVADTDEPGTRLRKDLTWWDLTVFGVAVVVGAGIFTLTARTAGNVAGPSVSLAFVLAAIACGLAALCYAEFASTVPVAGSAYTFSYATFGEFVAWIIGWDLILEFALAASVVSKGWSHYLNEFLCLITGADPSETSYTVIAWGDPGGAFGGFDWGAVLLISVLTLLLALGTKLSSMVSLVITAVKVAVVLLVIVVGAFYISPKNYSPYIPPAEDAASDGASGLHQTLFSLMTGAGGSTYGWYGLLAAASLVFFAFIGFDIVATTAEEARDPQKDLPRGILGSLAIVTVLYVAVTLVLTGMVSYTELRGDNATLATAFGLHGIAWAQWLIVIGALSGLTTVVMVMLLGQTRVGFAMSRDGLFPRGLAKTGSRGTPVRITVLVGFVSAFLAGFLPMGELEEMVNIGTLFAFVLVCIGVIVLRKTRPDLTRGFRVPLVPLVPVLAVAACLWLMINLSALTWIRFLIWMALGVVVYLVYGMRHSVLGMRERGETPPLLDALDLAGPRVPQVRAEAGDDDPPPSSR, from the coding sequence GTGGGCAACCCGTTCTTGCGAGTCAAGTCGGTCGAACAGTCGGTCGCCGACACGGACGAACCCGGGACCCGGCTCCGGAAGGACCTCACCTGGTGGGACCTGACGGTGTTCGGCGTCGCCGTGGTGGTCGGCGCCGGGATCTTCACCCTCACCGCCCGCACGGCGGGCAACGTCGCCGGCCCCTCGGTCTCGCTGGCCTTCGTCCTCGCCGCGATCGCCTGCGGACTCGCGGCCCTCTGCTACGCCGAGTTCGCCTCGACGGTGCCGGTCGCCGGCAGCGCGTACACGTTCTCGTACGCGACCTTCGGCGAGTTCGTCGCCTGGATCATCGGGTGGGACCTGATCCTCGAATTCGCGCTGGCCGCCTCCGTGGTCTCCAAGGGCTGGTCGCACTACCTCAACGAGTTCCTCTGCCTGATCACCGGCGCCGATCCCTCGGAGACGTCGTACACGGTAATCGCCTGGGGCGATCCCGGCGGCGCCTTCGGCGGCTTCGACTGGGGCGCGGTGCTCCTCATCTCGGTGCTCACCCTGCTGCTCGCGCTCGGCACCAAACTGTCGTCGATGGTGTCGCTGGTGATCACCGCGGTCAAGGTGGCGGTGGTGCTGCTGGTGATCGTGGTCGGCGCGTTCTACATCTCGCCCAAGAACTATTCGCCGTACATCCCGCCCGCCGAGGACGCCGCGTCCGACGGCGCCTCGGGCCTGCACCAGACGTTGTTCTCGCTGATGACCGGGGCCGGCGGGTCGACCTACGGCTGGTACGGACTGCTGGCCGCGGCGTCGCTGGTGTTCTTCGCGTTCATCGGGTTCGACATCGTCGCGACGACCGCAGAGGAGGCCCGCGACCCACAGAAAGACCTGCCGCGCGGCATCCTGGGTTCGCTCGCCATCGTCACCGTGCTGTATGTGGCGGTCACCCTGGTCCTCACCGGGATGGTCAGCTACACCGAGCTCCGGGGCGACAACGCGACGCTCGCGACGGCCTTCGGCCTGCACGGAATCGCTTGGGCGCAATGGCTGATCGTGATCGGTGCGCTGTCCGGTCTCACCACGGTGGTGATGGTGATGCTGCTCGGTCAGACTCGCGTCGGCTTCGCGATGTCGCGTGACGGGCTGTTCCCACGCGGCCTGGCCAAGACCGGGAGTCGCGGCACCCCGGTGCGGATCACCGTGCTCGTCGGTTTCGTCTCGGCGTTTCTCGCCGGCTTCCTCCCCATGGGCGAGCTGGAGGAGATGGTCAACATCGGCACTCTGTTCGCCTTCGTGCTGGTGTGCATCGGTGTGATCGTGTTGCGCAAGACCCGGCCCGATCTCACACGCGGATTCCGCGTCCCGCTGGTCCCGCTGGTCCCGGTGCTCGCCGTCGCCGCCTGCCTCTGGCTGATGATCAACCTCAGTGCGCTCACCTGGATCCGCTTCCTCATCTGGATGGCTCTCGGCGTGGTGGTCTACCTTGTGTACGGCATGCGCCACTCGGTGCTCGGCATGCGGGAGCGCGGCGAGACGCCGCCCCTGCTCGACGCCCTCGATCTAGCCGGTCCGCGGGTGCCGCAGGTCCGAGCGGAAGCGGGCGACGACGATCCGCCGCCGTCGTCGAGGTGA
- a CDS encoding LpqB family beta-propeller domain-containing protein has protein sequence MSIRRPTTQPGPFATAAPRGRPRRRGAVLGVLIAALVALTGCVAIPDSSSPQPVEEFSRTVPTNLVPSPGRGDDPETLVRNFVKAMADPADAHRAARRFLTPGGSERWDDQGPKTVLNDLNVVIDERNESAVRLRMVGEKIGVLSPIGQLTPSEGEMVIPLLLTRSGGTWRIEGDVPAGTITDTAQFDSTFRLAELYYPDRTATRLAGDPRWLFGAAIDPTELVRRLLAGPSPDLNGAVETAAGRDVELRGPVVHDGDTITVNLNGLGDADTRSRTVLAAQVIWTLDRAGVRGTYLLNADGGALIPERADGWRTADVMAFDPEPDTGDVPLHVVRDALLRVTATGTAPVGGPLGTANDLVAAAISANQARVAAVAARAGRQVLLQGLYGGGVSEVTSGEEITSPSFGATTDTGFALVDGRPIQWTAAAEGPGARVVPLDVSQVAEVDDGPITSFKVSPDGVRAALVVGGRVLLAALATNDRGVPALTGAYVAAYGIDAPVVSIAWGGVTTIYLARAGIDAPVMRIPVSGQPAVELVSGNLKPPVRSVAATRSKVYAADSRTVMELGTAPGSPDQYWTEAGDVGDGAVPVTQAG, from the coding sequence ATGAGCATCCGCCGACCGACGACGCAGCCCGGACCGTTCGCGACCGCCGCGCCCCGTGGACGGCCGCGCAGGCGCGGTGCGGTGCTCGGCGTGCTGATCGCCGCGCTGGTGGCGCTGACCGGTTGTGTGGCGATCCCCGACTCGTCGTCGCCGCAACCGGTCGAGGAGTTCAGCCGGACGGTGCCGACCAACCTGGTGCCGTCGCCGGGGCGCGGTGACGATCCGGAGACGCTGGTCCGCAACTTCGTGAAGGCGATGGCAGATCCCGCTGACGCGCATCGCGCCGCCCGGCGCTTCCTGACTCCGGGCGGTTCGGAGCGCTGGGACGACCAGGGTCCCAAGACGGTGCTGAACGACCTGAATGTGGTGATCGATGAGCGCAACGAGAGCGCGGTGCGGCTGCGAATGGTGGGTGAGAAGATCGGCGTCCTCAGCCCGATCGGCCAGCTGACCCCGAGCGAGGGCGAGATGGTGATCCCGTTGCTGTTGACCCGGTCGGGCGGTACGTGGCGGATCGAGGGCGACGTGCCTGCGGGCACCATCACCGACACCGCCCAATTCGACTCGACGTTCCGGCTCGCCGAGCTCTACTACCCGGACCGGACGGCGACACGGCTGGCCGGCGATCCGCGGTGGCTGTTCGGTGCCGCGATCGACCCCACCGAACTGGTGCGGCGGCTGCTGGCCGGGCCGTCGCCCGACCTCAACGGCGCGGTGGAGACCGCGGCGGGACGCGACGTGGAACTGCGGGGTCCGGTGGTGCACGACGGCGACACGATCACGGTGAATCTCAACGGCCTCGGCGACGCCGACACCCGCAGCCGGACGGTGCTGGCCGCCCAGGTGATCTGGACGCTCGACCGAGCCGGGGTGCGCGGCACCTACCTCCTCAACGCCGACGGCGGGGCGCTGATCCCCGAGCGCGCCGACGGCTGGCGCACCGCCGACGTCATGGCCTTCGACCCGGAGCCGGACACGGGCGATGTTCCGCTGCACGTGGTGCGCGACGCGCTGCTCCGGGTCACGGCGACCGGGACCGCCCCGGTGGGCGGGCCGTTGGGCACCGCAAACGACCTGGTGGCGGCGGCGATCTCGGCGAACCAGGCGCGAGTCGCGGCGGTGGCCGCGCGCGCCGGCCGCCAGGTGCTGCTGCAGGGGCTCTACGGCGGCGGCGTGAGCGAGGTGACCTCCGGCGAGGAGATCACTTCGCCGAGCTTCGGTGCGACGACCGACACCGGCTTCGCACTGGTCGACGGCCGCCCGATCCAGTGGACGGCTGCGGCGGAGGGACCGGGCGCCCGGGTGGTGCCCCTCGACGTCAGCCAGGTCGCCGAGGTGGACGACGGCCCGATCACGTCGTTCAAGGTGTCTCCGGACGGGGTGCGGGCCGCCCTGGTGGTCGGCGGCCGCGTGCTGCTGGCGGCACTGGCCACCAACGACCGCGGCGTTCCGGCACTGACCGGTGCGTACGTCGCGGCGTACGGGATCGACGCTCCGGTGGTGTCGATCGCGTGGGGCGGCGTGACGACGATCTATCTGGCGCGCGCCGGCATCGATGCTCCGGTGATGCGCATACCGGTGTCCGGACAGCCGGCGGTGGAACTGGTGTCGGGCAACCTGAAGCCGCCGGTGCGCTCGGTCGCCGCGACCCGGTCCAAGGTGTACGCGGCCGACAGCCGGACCGTGATGGAGCTCGGCACCGCCCCGGGTTCGCCCGATCAGTACTGGACCGAGGCCGGGGACGTGGGCGACGGCGCGGTGCCGGTGACCCAGGCGGGCTGA
- a CDS encoding dTMP kinase, giving the protein MGILVAIEGLDGAGKNTIVQRIAAEAAARGVSLTTMAFPAYGRSIHADLAAEALHGEHGDVARSAYAMALLFALDRRDVRDALVRALAEHDVVLCDRYVASNAAYSAARLGQRHDGEVVTWVRDLEFGRFALPRPNHQLLLGVPPEVAMGRAEGRAAADASRAKDAYERDADLQTRVYRSYSDLAANSWISDWTVADGDEAVAKVLSLIAFRHGLG; this is encoded by the coding sequence ATGGGAATCCTCGTGGCGATCGAAGGCCTGGACGGCGCCGGAAAGAACACGATCGTCCAGCGCATCGCGGCCGAGGCCGCGGCCCGCGGAGTCTCGCTCACCACGATGGCGTTCCCCGCATACGGCCGGTCGATTCACGCCGATCTCGCCGCGGAGGCGCTCCACGGAGAGCACGGCGACGTCGCCCGAAGCGCCTATGCGATGGCGCTCCTGTTCGCCCTGGACCGGCGCGATGTCCGAGACGCCCTGGTGCGCGCCCTCGCCGAGCACGACGTCGTCCTGTGCGACCGCTACGTGGCGTCCAACGCCGCCTACAGTGCCGCGCGCCTGGGTCAGCGGCACGACGGCGAGGTGGTCACCTGGGTCCGCGATCTGGAGTTCGGCCGCTTCGCCCTCCCCCGGCCGAATCATCAACTGCTGCTGGGAGTTCCGCCCGAGGTGGCGATGGGACGTGCAGAAGGTCGCGCGGCCGCCGATGCGTCGCGGGCCAAGGACGCCTACGAGCGCGACGCGGACCTGCAGACGAGGGTGTACCGCTCGTACTCGGATCTCGCGGCGAATTCGTGGATCTCGGACTGGACCGTCGCCGACGGCGACGAGGCCGTCGCGAAGGTCCTGTCCCTGATCGCGTTTCGACACGGACTCGGCTAG
- the ahcY gene encoding adenosylhomocysteinase codes for MTALTADVRNGIDYKVADLGLAEYGRKEIRLAEHEMPGLMDLRREYHDVQPLKGARISGSLHMTVQTAVLIETLVALGAQVRWASCNIFSTQDEAAAAVVVGPNGTPEEPQGVPVFAWKGESLEEYWWCADQMLTWPTAGSAAGGVKVADGPANMILDDGGDATMLVLRGAEFEKAGVVPPTDDDYSAEYKVFLSLLRKSLAEDAGKWSRIAESVQGVTEETTTGVLRLYQFAAAGDLAFPAINVNDSVTKSKFDNKYGTRHSLIDGINRGTDVLIGGKKALVCGYGDVGKGCAESLAGQGARVQVTEIDPINALQALMDGFDVVTVEDAIGDADIVITSTGNKDIILFEHMEKMKNQAILGNIGHFDNEIDMAGLESADGMTRINIKPQVDQWVFPDGHSIIVLSEGRLLNLGNATGHPSFVMSNSFSNQVIAQIELWTKNDEYDNEVYRLPKHLDEKVARIHVEALGGSLTKLTKEQAEYIGVDVEGPFKPEHYRY; via the coding sequence ATGACTGCCCTGACCGCAGACGTCCGCAACGGCATCGACTACAAGGTCGCCGACCTGGGACTCGCCGAGTACGGCCGCAAAGAGATCCGCCTCGCCGAGCACGAGATGCCCGGCCTGATGGACCTCCGTCGCGAGTACCACGACGTCCAGCCGCTCAAGGGCGCCAGGATCTCCGGCTCGCTGCACATGACCGTGCAGACCGCGGTGCTGATCGAGACCCTCGTCGCGCTGGGCGCGCAGGTGCGCTGGGCGTCGTGCAACATCTTCTCCACGCAGGACGAGGCCGCCGCGGCCGTCGTCGTCGGCCCGAACGGAACCCCGGAGGAGCCCCAGGGCGTTCCGGTCTTCGCCTGGAAGGGCGAGAGCCTGGAGGAGTACTGGTGGTGTGCCGACCAGATGCTCACCTGGCCCACCGCCGGGAGCGCTGCCGGCGGGGTGAAGGTCGCCGACGGACCCGCCAACATGATCCTCGACGACGGCGGCGACGCCACCATGCTGGTGTTGCGCGGCGCCGAGTTCGAGAAGGCCGGCGTGGTGCCGCCGACCGACGACGACTACTCCGCCGAGTACAAGGTCTTCCTGTCGCTGCTGCGCAAGTCGCTCGCCGAGGACGCCGGCAAGTGGAGCCGAATCGCCGAGTCCGTGCAGGGCGTCACCGAGGAGACCACCACCGGTGTGCTGCGCCTGTACCAGTTCGCCGCCGCCGGCGACCTCGCCTTCCCGGCCATCAACGTCAACGACTCGGTCACCAAGAGCAAGTTCGACAACAAGTACGGCACTCGCCACTCGCTGATCGACGGCATCAACCGCGGCACCGACGTCCTCATCGGCGGCAAGAAGGCCCTCGTCTGCGGTTACGGCGACGTCGGCAAGGGCTGCGCCGAATCGCTCGCCGGCCAGGGCGCCCGCGTCCAGGTGACCGAGATCGATCCGATCAACGCGCTCCAGGCGCTGATGGACGGTTTCGACGTCGTCACGGTCGAGGACGCCATCGGCGACGCCGACATCGTCATCACCTCGACCGGCAACAAGGACATCATCCTCTTCGAGCACATGGAGAAGATGAAGAACCAGGCCATCCTGGGCAACATCGGTCACTTCGACAACGAGATCGACATGGCCGGGCTGGAGTCCGCCGACGGCATGACCCGGATCAACATCAAGCCGCAGGTAGACCAGTGGGTGTTCCCCGACGGTCACAGCATCATCGTGCTCTCGGAGGGCCGTCTGCTGAACCTCGGCAACGCCACCGGTCACCCGTCGTTCGTGATGAGCAACAGCTTCTCCAACCAGGTGATCGCGCAGATCGAACTGTGGACCAAGAACGACGAGTACGACAACGAGGTCTACCGCCTCCCCAAGCACCTCGACGAGAAGGTCGCGCGCATCCACGTCGAAGCGCTCGGCGGCTCGCTCACCAAGCTCACCAAGGAGCAGGCGGAATACATCGGGGTGGACGTCGAAGGGCCGTTCAAGCCTGAGCACTACCGCTACTGA
- the hpf gene encoding ribosome hibernation-promoting factor, HPF/YfiA family, whose product MTVIHRKGQREPKGPAPTAAEISGAFERPAHVQEVSEPAQPNAEVVYNGRNVVIPDHFRLYVGDKLARLERFDPSITRFEVVLYHEPNRRLQKQAQVVEVTARCDGPVVRAQASGENFYAATELVADKLQKQLRRANARKRIRKNGPGRPVSLAEATAPGALVDDPSPETLDEAEARWDDGVEPYEPGQVVRIKDHDAVPMTVDDALYEMELVGHDFFLFQDKETDKPSVVYRRHAFDYGLIRLA is encoded by the coding sequence ATGACGGTCATCCATCGCAAAGGACAGCGGGAGCCGAAGGGTCCCGCCCCCACCGCAGCCGAGATCAGCGGGGCCTTCGAGCGGCCCGCACATGTCCAAGAGGTCTCCGAACCCGCGCAGCCGAACGCGGAGGTCGTCTACAACGGGCGCAACGTGGTGATCCCCGATCACTTCCGCCTCTATGTCGGCGACAAGCTCGCCCGGCTGGAGCGTTTCGATCCGTCCATCACCCGTTTCGAGGTGGTCCTCTACCACGAACCGAACCGCCGGCTGCAGAAGCAGGCGCAGGTGGTGGAGGTGACCGCGCGGTGCGACGGACCAGTCGTCCGCGCCCAGGCCAGCGGTGAGAACTTCTACGCCGCCACGGAACTGGTCGCCGACAAGCTGCAGAAGCAGCTGCGCCGGGCCAATGCGCGCAAGCGGATCCGCAAGAACGGGCCGGGCCGTCCGGTGTCGCTCGCCGAGGCCACCGCGCCCGGCGCGCTCGTCGACGATCCGTCGCCGGAGACCCTCGACGAGGCCGAGGCCAGATGGGACGACGGCGTGGAGCCGTACGAGCCCGGGCAGGTGGTTCGCATCAAGGACCACGATGCGGTGCCGATGACCGTCGACGATGCGCTCTACGAGATGGAGCTCGTCGGCCACGACTTCTTCTTGTTCCAGGACAAGGAGACCGACAAGCCGTCCGTCGTCTACCGGCGGCACGCCTTCGACTACGGCCTCATCCGCCTGGCCTGA
- the mtrA gene encoding MtrAB system response regulator MtrA encodes MVAMKPRILVVDDDASLAEMLTIALRNEGFEPFVVGDGTQALPAVREVRPDLVLLDLMLPGMNGIDVCRAIRGESGVPIVMLTAKSDTVDVVLGLESGADDYMVKPFKHKELVARIRARLRRQGDEPAELLSIGPVEIDVPAHKVTRDGIPISLTPLEFDLLVALARKPRQVFTRDVLLEQVWGYRHPADTRLVNVHVQRLRAKVETDPENPEIVLTVRGVGYKAGPP; translated from the coding sequence ATGGTCGCTATGAAGCCCCGGATCCTGGTCGTCGACGATGATGCCTCGCTCGCCGAGATGCTCACCATCGCGTTGCGCAACGAGGGCTTCGAGCCCTTCGTGGTGGGCGACGGCACCCAGGCGCTCCCCGCCGTGCGCGAAGTGCGGCCCGACCTGGTCCTGCTCGACCTGATGCTGCCCGGCATGAACGGCATCGACGTGTGCCGCGCCATCCGCGGCGAATCCGGCGTGCCGATCGTGATGCTCACCGCCAAGTCCGACACCGTCGACGTGGTCCTCGGCTTGGAGTCGGGCGCCGACGACTACATGGTGAAGCCCTTCAAGCACAAGGAGCTCGTCGCGCGGATCCGCGCGCGACTGCGCCGACAGGGCGACGAGCCCGCGGAACTGCTGTCGATCGGACCGGTGGAGATCGACGTGCCCGCCCACAAGGTGACCCGAGACGGCATTCCGATCTCGCTCACGCCGCTGGAGTTCGACCTGCTGGTGGCGCTCGCGCGCAAGCCGCGCCAGGTGTTCACCCGCGACGTGCTGCTGGAGCAGGTGTGGGGCTACCGGCACCCGGCGGACACCCGCCTGGTGAACGTCCACGTGCAGCGTCTGCGCGCCAAGGTGGAGACCGATCCGGAGAACCCGGAGATCGTGCTCACCGTGCGCGGCGTCGGCTACAAGGCCGGGCCCCCGTAA